In a genomic window of Flavobacterium lipolyticum:
- a CDS encoding CPBP family intramembrane glutamic endopeptidase, giving the protein MILKIKEIIKSLQQWQLVLIVVLINLLNSYSFSVLAKFFTSDLNKGFDENYTINEKLVLFVIVGPLLETCLFQYAVIEICKSQKMALRYCCLISALVFAATHLYNVYYFLFAFITGVLLACLYVTGSRVRDSFLLTLIAHTIYNGIVFIMKIYFP; this is encoded by the coding sequence ATGATATTAAAAATAAAAGAAATTATTAAGAGTCTTCAACAATGGCAATTGGTATTAATTGTAGTTCTGATAAACCTTTTGAACAGTTATAGTTTTAGCGTTCTTGCGAAGTTCTTTACTAGCGATTTAAACAAAGGCTTTGATGAAAATTACACTATTAATGAAAAACTGGTTTTATTTGTTATCGTAGGCCCGCTTCTCGAGACTTGTTTGTTCCAGTATGCGGTTATTGAAATTTGCAAAAGCCAAAAAATGGCGCTCCGATATTGTTGCTTAATATCTGCTTTGGTTTTTGCCGCAACGCACCTTTATAATGTTTATTATTTCTTATTTGCTTTTATTACAGGGGTGTTATTAGCTTGTTTGTATGTAACGGGCAGTCGCGTAAGAGACTCTTTCTTATTAACATTAATTGCACACACGATTTATAATGGTATTGTATTTATCATGAAAATTTACTTTCCATAA
- a CDS encoding ATP-binding cassette domain-containing protein yields the protein MLIININQKKYNDKIVLQDININIDSPGIYGIIGKNGEGKTTLFKCLVGLEKFQGNCTIGENKVLLQNVAWVPTEPTIYSELTANEFYDFYIHLLDLKKTKSHLLFEVPENQLIKEFSTGMKKKTYLNAVFQKEFLIYILDEPFNGLDLESNYLLMTYIRELSKTKIVFISSHILEILYKDCKSIFLIQNTKIKEFKKDEYFRIEKELF from the coding sequence ATGTTGATTATAAATATCAATCAAAAAAAGTATAATGATAAGATTGTATTGCAAGATATAAATATCAATATTGATAGCCCGGGAATTTATGGCATTATTGGAAAAAATGGTGAGGGGAAAACCACACTATTTAAATGTTTGGTCGGATTAGAAAAATTTCAGGGAAATTGTACTATTGGTGAAAATAAAGTTTTATTGCAAAATGTAGCTTGGGTTCCTACTGAACCCACAATTTATTCTGAGCTAACAGCAAACGAATTTTATGATTTTTATATTCATTTATTAGATCTAAAAAAAACAAAATCGCATTTACTATTTGAGGTTCCTGAAAATCAATTGATAAAGGAGTTTTCTACAGGTATGAAAAAAAAGACCTATTTAAATGCTGTTTTTCAAAAAGAATTTTTGATTTATATTTTGGATGAGCCTTTTAATGGTCTTGATTTAGAGTCAAATTATTTATTAATGACTTATATTCGAGAACTTTCAAAGACAAAAATTGTTTTTATTTCCTCACATATTCTTGAGATTCTCTATAAAGACTGCAAAAGTATTTTTTTGATCCAAAATACAAAAATAAAAGAATTTAAAAAGGATGAATATTTTAGAATAGAAAAGGAACTTTTTTAA
- a CDS encoding HlyD family secretion protein, translating into MNFSSDPINTLENLIAKNKTKSFSIYLIILLAVIVFLMLLPVIKVDISSQSRGIVRSRTDNVPVATMVSGRVNWINLKNNAVVQKGDTLLKIAKENLESDKRTQDTLSKSVSALLRDVSDLLQNKTNHLLTTAAREDLLKFQSGKNELQSKISQAQINYDRNKILYDKEIIAKADFEKLEYELRLSKQALQSFISQQKLTWENQKRDLEDRLKNLNGAVAKINAESNNYVVLAPVSGTIENYSGIQKGSFINASQSIAAISSADHLIVECNVSPNDIGLIKRNQKVKFQLDAFNYNQWGLLEGKVIDVDRNITLQNDLAFFKVRCALNSRTLQLKSGYEANISKGMTLTARYIITRRSLFDLLFDKIDNWLNPKQITNIK; encoded by the coding sequence ATGAACTTCAGTTCAGACCCAATAAATACCCTTGAAAATCTCATTGCTAAAAACAAAACCAAAAGCTTTTCAATCTATCTCATTATTCTTTTGGCGGTTATCGTTTTTTTAATGCTTTTGCCGGTCATTAAAGTTGACATTAGCAGTCAGAGTCGTGGTATTGTTCGCAGTAGAACGGATAATGTACCTGTTGCAACGATGGTTAGTGGAAGGGTGAATTGGATCAATTTAAAGAATAACGCAGTTGTACAAAAAGGAGATACTCTTTTAAAAATTGCCAAAGAAAATCTGGAGAGTGATAAAAGAACTCAGGATACTTTATCAAAATCTGTTTCAGCACTGCTCAGAGATGTTTCAGACCTTTTGCAGAATAAAACAAATCATTTATTGACGACTGCCGCGCGAGAGGATCTATTGAAATTTCAGTCTGGGAAAAATGAACTGCAAAGTAAAATCTCGCAGGCACAAATCAATTATGACCGCAATAAAATTTTATATGATAAAGAAATTATTGCCAAGGCCGATTTTGAAAAACTTGAGTATGAATTACGTTTGTCCAAACAAGCCTTGCAAAGTTTCATAAGCCAGCAAAAATTAACCTGGGAAAATCAAAAGAGAGATTTAGAAGATCGCCTAAAGAACCTCAATGGTGCTGTCGCTAAGATAAATGCAGAATCAAATAATTATGTTGTTTTGGCTCCAGTTTCCGGAACAATCGAAAACTATTCAGGCATTCAAAAAGGCTCTTTTATAAATGCTTCCCAATCTATTGCAGCCATTTCATCGGCAGATCATCTTATTGTCGAATGCAATGTTTCTCCCAATGATATTGGTCTTATTAAGAGAAATCAGAAAGTCAAATTTCAGTTAGATGCCTTCAACTACAACCAATGGGGGTTGCTGGAAGGAAAAGTGATTGATGTTGATCGTAATATCACGCTGCAAAACGATCTGGCTTTTTTTAAGGTGCGATGCGCCTTAAATTCAAGAACCTTACAACTTAAGTCTGGTTACGAGGCCAACATTTCTAAAGGAATGACCTTAACAGCAAGATATATAATTACCCGAAGAAGTTTGTTTGATTTGTTGTTTGACAAAATAGACAATTGGTTAAACCCAAAACAAATAACAAATATTAAGTAA
- a CDS encoding peptidase domain-containing ABC transporter — protein MSSIKIKQHDVKDCGAACLSSIGSHFNVNLPIARIRQFANTDKRGTNVLGIIEGAEKMGFTAKGVKGGFDALDKIPLPAIAHIVIKEQLQHYVVIYKVEKSKITVMDPGLGKMEYYTFEEFQKTWSGVLILFAPNDDFKTINEKTAPLKRLWNLIQPHKTILLQALVGAILFTVLGLAMSVYIQKITDYVLVDGNRKLLNLLSLSMIAIILLQAYIGSKKSVFVMKTGQLIDAKLILGYYKHLLHLPQRFFDTMQIGEITSRISDTVKIRSFINEVAIEMIVNLFIVVFSFVLMFTYYWKLALVIVLVIPFYAVIYFVLNKFNKKVERTIMENAAELQTQLVESITHVRTVKEFGIEDFSNLKTENKFVKLLFTTYKSGLNGIFAGTSTQFLASAFTIVLMWIGSGYVIDRAITPGELFSFYALIGYFTSPVASLINMNKTAQNALIAADRLFEIMDLEREETENKIELQKEHLGDIRFENVSFRYGSRLEVFKNFNAVFKKNQTTAIVGESGSGKTTLISLLQNLYPIKEGKIYIGEYDSQFVHYQSLRKVIGVIPQQLNLFSGNIIENIALGDSFPNIQRILDLSKQLGITQFVEKLPNGFETQIGENGAMLSGGQKQRIAIARALYKNPEILLMDEATASLDTASEKMVKEVIDNFKTQGKTIIVIAHRLSTIANADTILVMKNGAIVESGNHFELLNQESEYYNLWSKQNLV, from the coding sequence ATGAGTTCAATAAAAATAAAACAACATGATGTTAAAGATTGTGGTGCTGCTTGTCTGTCTTCTATTGGAAGTCATTTCAACGTTAATCTGCCTATAGCGAGAATACGCCAGTTTGCTAATACCGATAAACGAGGCACCAATGTTTTAGGTATCATTGAAGGTGCTGAGAAAATGGGCTTTACGGCTAAAGGCGTCAAAGGCGGTTTCGATGCCTTGGATAAAATTCCGCTTCCGGCAATTGCACATATTGTCATAAAAGAACAGTTACAGCATTATGTGGTAATTTATAAGGTAGAAAAATCTAAAATCACGGTCATGGATCCGGGTTTAGGCAAAATGGAGTACTATACCTTCGAAGAATTTCAGAAAACCTGGTCGGGAGTATTGATTCTTTTTGCACCAAATGATGATTTTAAAACAATAAACGAGAAAACGGCGCCTCTAAAAAGACTCTGGAATTTAATTCAACCCCATAAAACGATCTTACTTCAGGCTCTGGTTGGAGCCATTTTGTTCACCGTTTTGGGACTGGCGATGTCTGTTTACATCCAAAAAATAACGGACTACGTTTTGGTAGATGGCAATAGAAAATTGCTTAATTTATTGAGCCTTTCTATGATAGCAATAATTTTGCTGCAAGCTTATATTGGCTCCAAAAAGAGCGTTTTTGTGATGAAAACGGGACAATTAATCGACGCAAAATTAATTCTGGGGTACTATAAACATTTACTGCATTTGCCACAGCGTTTTTTTGATACCATGCAGATAGGGGAAATTACTTCAAGAATAAGTGATACGGTAAAAATTCGCTCGTTTATAAACGAAGTAGCCATTGAAATGATTGTCAACCTCTTTATTGTTGTTTTTTCATTTGTATTAATGTTTACGTATTATTGGAAACTGGCGTTGGTAATTGTTTTGGTGATTCCGTTCTATGCCGTGATCTATTTTGTTTTAAATAAATTCAACAAAAAAGTGGAACGAACTATCATGGAGAATGCTGCCGAACTGCAAACACAATTGGTCGAAAGTATTACCCATGTCAGGACAGTAAAGGAATTTGGAATCGAAGATTTCTCTAATCTAAAGACGGAAAACAAATTCGTGAAGCTGTTATTTACGACCTACAAATCCGGTTTAAACGGAATCTTTGCAGGAACTTCGACACAATTTTTAGCTTCGGCTTTTACTATAGTTTTAATGTGGATCGGATCGGGTTATGTAATTGACAGAGCCATTACTCCGGGAGAACTTTTCTCTTTTTATGCGCTGATTGGTTATTTCACTTCGCCGGTTGCCTCTTTAATCAATATGAATAAAACAGCACAGAATGCCTTAATTGCAGCAGACCGACTCTTTGAAATTATGGATCTGGAAAGAGAGGAAACAGAAAATAAAATAGAATTGCAGAAGGAGCATTTAGGAGATATCAGGTTTGAAAATGTCTCTTTCAGATATGGATCCCGTCTGGAAGTTTTTAAAAACTTTAATGCGGTTTTCAAAAAGAATCAAACAACAGCCATAGTAGGAGAAAGCGGTAGTGGTAAAACAACTTTAATCTCATTGCTTCAAAATTTGTATCCTATCAAAGAAGGTAAGATTTATATCGGAGAATATGATTCACAGTTTGTTCATTACCAGAGTTTGCGAAAAGTGATAGGAGTTATTCCGCAACAGCTGAATTTATTTTCCGGAAACATTATCGAGAATATTGCTTTAGGGGATTCGTTTCCGAATATTCAAAGAATTTTAGACTTGTCGAAACAACTGGGAATAACTCAATTCGTTGAGAAATTACCTAACGGATTCGAAACGCAAATTGGAGAAAATGGAGCTATGTTGTCGGGTGGTCAAAAACAAAGAATTGCCATTGCCAGAGCTCTTTACAAAAATCCTGAGATTTTGTTGATGGATGAAGCCACAGCATCATTAGATACGGCCTCTGAAAAAATGGTAAAAGAGGTGATTGATAATTTTAAAACTCAGGGAAAAACAATCATTGTTATTGCTCATCGTTTAAGTACAATTGCCAACGCAGATACCATATTGGTTATGAAAAACGGAGCGATCGTCGAATCCGGAAATCATTTTGAATTGTTAAATCAGGAATCGGAATATTATAATCTTTGGAGTAAACAAAATTTGGTTTAG
- a CDS encoding class IIb bacteriocin, lactobin A/cerein 7B family, producing the protein MENLKLIELNEKELVETEGGFGPLYYLFAGAWAAGVAYGYITEKA; encoded by the coding sequence ATGGAAAATTTAAAATTGATTGAATTAAACGAAAAAGAATTAGTAGAAACGGAGGGAGGTTTTGGTCCTCTTTATTATCTGTTTGCCGGAGCCTGGGCAGCTGGAGTTGCATACGGTTATATAACGGAAAAAGCATAA
- a CDS encoding class IIb bacteriocin, lactobin A/cerein 7B family produces MNLEKLNLVELNAQEVQEIDGGVWGEIVAVGIALGGGLAWAFDKGEAFGRHLAQAY; encoded by the coding sequence ATGAATTTAGAGAAATTGAATTTAGTAGAGCTTAATGCTCAAGAAGTACAAGAAATTGATGGCGGTGTTTGGGGGGAAATTGTTGCAGTTGGAATTGCACTTGGTGGAGGTCTTGCTTGGGCTTTCGATAAGGGAGAGGCTTTTGGAAGACATTTAGCTCAAGCATATTAA